A portion of the Mycobacterium paraseoulense genome contains these proteins:
- a CDS encoding pyridoxal phosphate-dependent aminotransferase, translating into MDRSGTIGEVTMHQLPLHATAHHRQRVFAQSSKLRDVLYEIRGPVHQHAARLEAEGHRILKLNIGNPAPFGFEAPDVIMRDMIQALPYAQGYSDSQGILPARRAVVTRYELVEGFPRFDVDDVYLGNGCSELITMTLQALLDNGDEVLIPSPDYPLWTASTSLAGGTPVHYLCDETQGWQPDIADLESKITERTKALVIINPNNPTGAVYSHGVLTQMVELARKHELLLLADEIYDKILYDDAKHINVATLAPDMLCLTFNGLSKAYRVAGYRAGWLAITGPKDHAESFIEGINLLANMRLCPNVPAQHGIQVALGGHQSIEDLVLPGGRLLEQRDVAWEKLNEIPGVSCVKPEGALYAFPRLDPEVYDITDDEQLVLDLLLQEKILVTQGTGFNWPAPDHLRIVTLPWARDLAAAIERLGNFLVGYRQ; encoded by the coding sequence GTGGACAGAAGTGGCACCATTGGTGAGGTGACCATGCACCAACTGCCCCTGCACGCGACCGCCCACCACCGGCAGCGCGTCTTCGCGCAGTCGTCCAAGCTCCGGGACGTCCTGTACGAGATCCGCGGTCCGGTGCACCAGCACGCCGCGCGGCTGGAGGCCGAAGGGCACCGCATCCTCAAGCTCAACATCGGCAATCCGGCGCCGTTCGGCTTCGAGGCGCCCGACGTGATCATGCGCGACATGATCCAGGCCCTGCCGTACGCGCAGGGCTACTCGGATTCGCAGGGCATCCTGCCCGCCCGCCGCGCCGTGGTCACCCGCTACGAGTTGGTCGAGGGCTTCCCCCGGTTCGACGTCGACGACGTCTACCTGGGCAACGGGTGCTCCGAGCTGATCACGATGACGCTGCAGGCCCTGCTCGACAACGGCGACGAGGTGTTGATCCCCTCGCCCGACTACCCGCTGTGGACGGCGTCGACGTCGCTGGCCGGCGGCACGCCCGTGCACTACCTGTGCGACGAGACCCAGGGCTGGCAGCCCGACATCGCCGACCTGGAATCCAAGATCACCGAGCGCACCAAGGCGCTGGTCATCATCAACCCCAACAACCCGACCGGCGCCGTGTACAGCCACGGCGTCCTCACCCAGATGGTGGAACTCGCGCGCAAGCACGAACTGCTGCTACTCGCCGACGAGATCTACGACAAGATCCTCTACGACGACGCCAAGCACATCAACGTGGCCACGCTGGCGCCGGACATGTTGTGCCTCACCTTCAATGGGCTGTCCAAGGCCTACCGGGTCGCCGGATACCGCGCGGGCTGGCTGGCGATCACCGGGCCCAAGGACCACGCCGAGAGCTTCATCGAGGGCATCAATCTGCTGGCCAATATGCGGCTGTGCCCCAATGTGCCCGCCCAGCATGGGATTCAGGTCGCCCTGGGCGGCCACCAGAGCATCGAAGACCTGGTGCTGCCCGGCGGCCGGCTGCTCGAGCAGCGCGACGTCGCCTGGGAGAAACTGAACGAGATTCCCGGGGTGTCCTGCGTGAAGCCCGAGGGCGCGCTGTACGCCTTCCCCCGGCTCGACCCCGAGGTCTACGACATCACCGACGACGAACAGCTGGTCCTCGACCTGCTGCTGCAGGAGAAGATCCTGGTCACCCAGGGCACCGGATTCAATTGGCCGGCACCGGATCACCTGCGCATCGTCACGCTGCCGTGGGCCCGTGACCTGGCCGCGGCGATCGAGCGGCTGGGCAACTTCCTGGTCGGCTATCGCCAGTAG
- a CDS encoding heterodisulfide reductase-related iron-sulfur binding cluster, with the protein MTTQMLIRLVVGMGMTLVVAALAARRVLWLFKLITSGRPAPGHTDEPGKRISAEVSEVFGQRRLLKWSLPGLAHFFTMWGFFILLTVYIEAYGLLFQDNFHIPIIGRWDALGFLQDFFATAVFLGIATFAVIRLRTEPKEYGRSSRFYGSHTGGAWLVLLMIFNVIWTYVLVRGSAVNNGTLPYGKGAFLSQLFGAILRPLGQPANEIIETTALLLHIAVMLAFLIIVLHSKHLHIFTAPINVIFKRLPNGLGPLMPLEHDGKPIDFENPPDDAEFGRGKIEDFSWKAMLDFATCTECGRCQSQCPAWNTGKPLSPKLVIMDLRDHWMAKAPYILGEKNSEPLEGLDLETVHEEGHHVPESGFGRVPGHGPEQAARPLVGTAEQGGVIDPDVLWSCVTCGACVEQCPVDIEHVDHIVDMRRYQVMMESEFPSELSVLFKNLETKANPWGQNAADRTNWIDEVDFDVPVYGEDVDSFDGFEYLFWVGCAGAYDDKAKKTTKAVAELLAVAGVKYLVLGTGETCNGDSARRSGNEFLFQQLAAQAVETLDGVFEGVETVDRKIVVTCPHCFNTLGREYRQLGANYSVLHHTQLLNRLIRDNKLVPVTPVSQDITYHDPCYLGRHNKVYEAPRELIGAAGATLTEMPRHAERSFCCGAGGARMWMEEHIGKRINHERVDEALATGASTIATGCPFCRVMVTDGVNDRSEEAGRTGVEVLDVAQVLLGSLEYDKATLPEKGTAAKEAEKRAAAAPKATATVEAPAEETEQEPAEAAPKAEAAPKAEAAPAAPVKGLGIAGGAKRPGAKKAAPAAEAKAEAPTASSEAPAAPAKGLGIAAGAKRPGAKKAAPAAETPKAEAPKAEAPKAEAAPAAEDKAEAKAPAAPVKGLGIAAGVKRPGAKKAAPAAKAAPAAEAPKAEAPEAEQAEAEPAPKAEPAKQADGDGAPAGPPVKGLGIARGARPPGKR; encoded by the coding sequence GTGACGACGCAGATGCTCATCAGACTGGTAGTGGGCATGGGCATGACGCTGGTCGTGGCCGCACTCGCTGCCCGGCGGGTCCTGTGGCTGTTCAAGCTGATCACGTCCGGGAGGCCCGCCCCCGGGCACACCGATGAACCCGGCAAGCGAATCTCGGCGGAGGTCTCCGAGGTCTTCGGGCAGCGCCGACTGCTCAAGTGGTCGCTTCCCGGCCTGGCGCACTTCTTCACGATGTGGGGCTTCTTCATCCTGCTGACGGTCTACATCGAGGCCTACGGGCTGCTGTTCCAGGACAATTTCCACATCCCGATCATCGGGCGCTGGGACGCGCTGGGCTTCCTGCAGGACTTCTTCGCCACCGCCGTCTTCCTGGGCATCGCGACGTTCGCCGTCATCCGGCTTCGCACCGAACCCAAAGAGTACGGCCGCTCGTCGCGGTTCTATGGTTCGCACACCGGCGGCGCCTGGCTGGTGCTGCTCATGATCTTCAACGTCATCTGGACCTACGTCCTGGTGCGCGGGTCAGCGGTCAACAACGGCACGCTGCCCTACGGCAAGGGCGCCTTCCTCTCCCAGCTGTTCGGCGCGATCCTGCGCCCGCTGGGCCAGCCCGCCAACGAGATCATCGAAACCACGGCCCTGCTGCTGCACATCGCGGTCATGCTGGCGTTCCTGATCATCGTGCTGCACTCCAAGCACCTGCACATCTTCACGGCGCCCATCAACGTCATCTTCAAGCGGCTGCCCAACGGCCTCGGGCCGCTGATGCCGCTGGAACACGACGGCAAGCCGATCGACTTCGAAAACCCGCCCGACGACGCCGAATTCGGCCGCGGCAAGATCGAGGACTTCAGCTGGAAGGCGATGCTGGACTTCGCCACCTGCACCGAATGCGGGCGCTGCCAGTCGCAGTGCCCGGCGTGGAACACCGGCAAGCCGCTCTCGCCGAAGCTCGTCATCATGGACCTGCGCGACCACTGGATGGCCAAGGCGCCCTACATCCTGGGCGAGAAAAACTCGGAGCCGCTTGAGGGCCTCGACCTCGAAACGGTCCACGAAGAGGGCCACCATGTGCCGGAGTCCGGATTCGGCCGGGTGCCCGGGCACGGGCCCGAGCAGGCTGCCCGCCCGCTTGTCGGCACCGCCGAGCAAGGCGGCGTCATCGACCCCGACGTGCTGTGGTCCTGTGTGACCTGCGGCGCCTGCGTGGAGCAGTGCCCGGTGGACATCGAGCACGTCGACCACATCGTCGACATGCGCCGCTACCAGGTGATGATGGAGTCGGAGTTCCCGTCCGAGCTGTCGGTGCTGTTCAAGAACCTGGAGACCAAGGCCAACCCGTGGGGCCAGAACGCCGCCGACCGCACCAACTGGATCGACGAGGTCGACTTCGACGTCCCGGTCTACGGCGAGGACGTCGACAGCTTCGACGGCTTCGAGTACCTGTTCTGGGTGGGCTGCGCGGGCGCCTACGACGACAAGGCCAAGAAGACCACCAAGGCCGTCGCCGAGCTGCTGGCCGTCGCCGGGGTGAAGTACCTGGTGCTGGGGACCGGCGAGACCTGCAACGGCGACTCCGCGCGCCGCTCGGGCAACGAGTTCCTGTTCCAGCAGCTGGCCGCGCAGGCCGTCGAGACCCTGGACGGGGTGTTCGAGGGCGTGGAGACGGTCGACCGCAAGATCGTTGTGACCTGCCCGCACTGCTTCAACACGCTGGGCCGCGAATACCGGCAGCTGGGCGCGAACTATTCGGTGCTGCACCACACCCAACTGCTCAACCGGCTCATCCGCGACAACAAGCTGGTGCCGGTGACGCCCGTTTCTCAGGACATCACCTATCACGACCCGTGCTACCTGGGCCGGCACAACAAGGTCTACGAGGCGCCGCGCGAGCTGATCGGGGCCGCGGGGGCGACGCTCACCGAGATGCCGCGCCACGCCGAGCGCAGCTTCTGCTGCGGCGCCGGCGGCGCGCGGATGTGGATGGAAGAGCACATCGGCAAGCGGATCAACCACGAACGCGTCGACGAGGCGCTGGCCACCGGGGCGTCCACGATCGCCACCGGCTGCCCGTTCTGCCGCGTGATGGTCACCGACGGCGTCAACGACCGCTCCGAGGAGGCCGGCCGCACCGGCGTCGAGGTGCTCGACGTGGCCCAGGTGCTGCTCGGCTCCCTCGAGTACGACAAGGCGACGCTGCCGGAGAAGGGCACGGCCGCAAAGGAAGCCGAAAAGCGGGCGGCTGCTGCGCCCAAGGCCACCGCGACCGTCGAGGCGCCGGCCGAGGAGACCGAGCAGGAACCCGCCGAGGCCGCCCCGAAGGCCGAGGCTGCGCCGAAAGCCGAAGCCGCGCCCGCCGCGCCCGTGAAGGGGTTGGGCATCGCGGGCGGGGCGAAGAGGCCCGGCGCGAAGAAGGCCGCACCGGCCGCCGAGGCCAAGGCGGAGGCGCCCACGGCGTCTTCCGAGGCACCCGCCGCGCCGGCCAAGGGTCTGGGCATCGCCGCCGGCGCCAAGCGCCCCGGCGCCAAGAAGGCCGCCCCGGCGGCCGAAACACCCAAGGCCGAGGCGCCGAAGGCCGAGGCGCCGAAGGCCGAGGCCGCGCCGGCGGCCGAGGACAAGGCCGAAGCCAAGGCACCCGCGGCGCCGGTCAAGGGTCTGGGCATCGCCGCCGGCGTCAAGCGCCCCGGCGCCAAGAAGGCCGCCCCGGCGGCCAAGGCCGCCCCGGCGGCCGAGGCACCCAAAGCCGAGGCACCCGAAGCCGAACAGGCCGAAGCCGAGCCCGCGCCGAAGGCGGAGCCGGCAAAGCAGGCCGACGGCGACGGCGCACCAGCGGGCCCGCCGGTCAAAGGCCTGGGTATCGCCCGCGGGGCCCGCCCGCCGGGCAAGCGCTGA
- a CDS encoding FAD binding domain-containing protein, with protein MKPAAFDYHRPDTIDDAVGLLAELGDDAKILAGGQSLVPMLAMRLAYFDHLIDISRLPELQGIDRRGPELWIGAGTTEAAVGADDQVRQAVPLLTRATPFVGHFQIRSRGTLGGSIAHADAAGEYPAVALTLDAVMEVQSPRRRREIAAADFFAGVWETTMDADEVLTGVRFPVWDGRCGFAVEEFSRRHGDFAIAGALVAVQLDDGDRVSRCAIGLLGMGPTVRRATAAEVAAVGRPVAELVPEEIGEAAMSGLDDVPNDLQGSASYRLRVGATMAARAWTQAITEALGESHA; from the coding sequence GTGAAGCCGGCCGCGTTCGACTATCACCGCCCCGACACCATCGACGACGCGGTGGGCCTGCTGGCCGAACTGGGCGACGACGCGAAAATCCTTGCCGGCGGCCAGAGCCTGGTGCCGATGCTGGCGATGCGGCTGGCCTATTTCGACCATCTCATCGACATCTCCCGGCTGCCCGAGCTGCAGGGCATCGACCGCAGGGGCCCGGAGCTGTGGATCGGCGCCGGCACCACCGAGGCCGCAGTGGGTGCCGATGACCAAGTGCGGCAAGCCGTTCCGCTGTTGACGCGGGCGACGCCGTTCGTCGGGCACTTCCAGATCCGCAGCCGCGGCACGCTCGGCGGGTCGATCGCCCACGCCGACGCGGCCGGTGAATACCCGGCGGTCGCTTTGACCCTGGATGCGGTGATGGAGGTGCAGTCGCCGCGCCGGCGCCGCGAGATCGCGGCGGCCGACTTCTTCGCCGGGGTGTGGGAGACCACCATGGACGCCGACGAGGTGCTGACCGGGGTGCGATTCCCGGTGTGGGACGGCAGATGCGGGTTCGCCGTCGAGGAATTCTCCCGCCGGCACGGCGATTTCGCGATCGCCGGCGCCCTGGTCGCCGTCCAGCTCGACGACGGCGATCGGGTGTCGCGCTGCGCGATCGGGCTGCTGGGCATGGGGCCCACGGTCCGGCGCGCCACGGCGGCCGAGGTGGCCGCGGTCGGCAGGCCGGTCGCCGAACTGGTGCCCGAGGAGATCGGCGAGGCCGCGATGAGCGGGCTCGACGACGTCCCGAACGACCTGCAGGGGTCGGCGTCCTACCGGCTGCGGGTCGGCGCCACCATGGCCGCCCGCGCCTGGACGCAAGCGATCACCGAAGCCCTGGGGGAAAGCCATGCGTGA
- a CDS encoding YibE/F family protein — MSHSHSHSHRPSGPAPVDPLPARIVVGLLVAIGLAVLGGAVALWPSREHVDIPMPFQNAAGGAVSTQAGHVLSSGLGDCGSPSVSQVLTTAPQPAPPGAGRCVLTQVAIDSGPNAGAGTLLESSPGPGQPKFAVGDHIRLVRQVDDQGATSYAFYDFERGWPLVALAVAFAVVVVAVARWRGLLALVGIVVAFAVLVVFLLPALRDGAPAIPVALVASAAILYAVIYLAHGVSLRTSAALLGTLTSLLLAAGLSWAAIQLAHLTGLSDDQNATVSAYLGSVSISGLLLAGFIIGSLGVLNDVTVTQASTVFELAHLGGSRRAIFVGAIRVGRDHIASTVYTLVLAYAGSSLPLLLLFSVANRSLADVLTSESVAIEIARSAVGGVALALSVPLTTAIAAALAKPSEIGSAPTDPADSRRTRT; from the coding sequence GTGAGCCACTCGCACTCCCACTCGCACCGCCCGTCCGGCCCGGCCCCGGTCGACCCGCTGCCCGCCAGGATCGTCGTCGGGCTGCTGGTCGCGATCGGTCTGGCGGTCCTGGGCGGCGCCGTCGCGCTGTGGCCCAGCCGCGAGCACGTCGACATCCCCATGCCGTTCCAGAACGCGGCCGGGGGCGCGGTGAGCACGCAGGCCGGGCATGTGCTGTCCAGCGGCCTGGGCGATTGCGGCAGCCCGTCGGTCAGCCAGGTGCTCACCACCGCACCACAACCGGCGCCGCCGGGCGCCGGCCGGTGCGTGCTGACCCAGGTGGCCATCGATTCCGGCCCCAACGCCGGCGCCGGCACCTTGCTGGAGTCCTCGCCCGGCCCCGGCCAGCCGAAGTTCGCGGTGGGAGACCACATTCGGCTCGTCCGCCAGGTCGACGACCAGGGCGCCACCAGCTACGCGTTCTACGACTTCGAACGCGGCTGGCCGTTGGTCGCCCTGGCCGTCGCGTTCGCGGTGGTGGTCGTCGCCGTGGCGCGCTGGCGGGGGCTGCTGGCGCTGGTCGGCATCGTGGTCGCGTTCGCGGTGCTGGTGGTGTTTCTGCTGCCGGCGCTGCGCGACGGCGCCCCCGCGATTCCGGTGGCCCTGGTGGCCTCGGCGGCGATCCTCTACGCGGTCATCTATCTGGCCCACGGCGTGAGCCTGCGCACCAGCGCCGCGCTGCTGGGCACCCTGACGTCGCTCTTGCTGGCCGCGGGATTGTCCTGGGCCGCAATTCAACTGGCCCATCTGACCGGCTTGTCCGACGACCAGAACGCCACCGTCAGCGCGTACCTGGGCAGCGTGTCGATCAGTGGCCTGCTGCTCGCCGGCTTCATCATCGGGTCGCTGGGTGTGCTCAACGACGTGACGGTGACCCAGGCCTCCACGGTGTTCGAGCTGGCCCACCTCGGCGGTTCGCGGCGCGCGATCTTCGTGGGCGCCATTCGGGTCGGTCGCGACCACATCGCCAGCACGGTGTACACGCTGGTGCTGGCCTATGCCGGCAGTTCGCTGCCGCTGCTGCTGCTGTTCAGCGTGGCCAACCGTTCCCTGGCCGACGTGCTGACCAGCGAGAGCGTGGCGATCGAGATCGCCCGGTCGGCGGTGGGCGGTGTCGCGCTGGCGTTGTCGGTGCCGCTGACGACGGCGATCGCCGCGGCGCTGGCGAAGCCTAGTGAAATCGGCTCCGCTCCAACAGATCCAGCAGATAGCCGCCGTACCCGGACTTGA
- a CDS encoding Hsp70 family protein, translated as MSESLGLSIGAAHLVAAPAGGAPVVRSAVLTLFEHRPTEVGLPEENPNLTENGMVLRGFVERVGDRSPLVAADGTKYLGEVLTVEAIEAMARTVGYGAPITIAVPAYWSDAQFAALRDEFFAQPDLARGGVTPVLVSDATAALAALRGRPGFPTAGVVALCDFGASGTTITLMDAGANFTHIGPSVRYADFSGDAIDRLVLGRLQASDDTMADLAGTVRMGSQARLLDACRRAKEQLSTAATASLTPAPGANVQLSRAELEQLISEPLDRFLDTLEEALRRNGIAVSRLAAVASVGGGASIPLLTARLSERFRVPVHTAPQPAASAAIGAASLGGQQAPAGAPTAAGAVVEAPTEMVGTAGIDMTQAASAARATDVDGALAWSQDADDADEPVPYTGRDATGEYTDEAADLDRSAGDRDAAQEGGLPWYKRTALVLTVAGAAAAVLVAIVLALTLGHPKSSPVTTTPAPPPTSQTVTITGPDNSTTVTVLPPPPPPSSSEQPPATTTTAPPTTTTTTTPPPTTTTTTPPPSTTTTTAPPTTTSQAPTTTEAPPTTTRRERPLFPRFEPPLGR; from the coding sequence ATGAGCGAGTCGCTCGGGCTGTCGATCGGGGCGGCCCACCTGGTGGCGGCCCCGGCGGGCGGCGCCCCGGTGGTCCGCAGCGCCGTGTTGACCCTCTTCGAGCACCGGCCCACCGAAGTTGGCCTGCCGGAAGAAAATCCGAACCTGACCGAAAACGGAATGGTGCTGCGCGGATTCGTCGAGCGCGTCGGCGACCGTTCCCCGTTGGTGGCGGCCGACGGGACGAAGTACCTCGGCGAGGTGCTGACGGTCGAGGCGATCGAGGCCATGGCCCGCACGGTCGGCTACGGCGCACCGATCACCATCGCCGTCCCCGCGTACTGGTCCGACGCCCAGTTCGCCGCGCTGCGTGACGAATTCTTCGCCCAGCCGGATCTCGCCCGCGGCGGTGTGACCCCGGTGCTGGTGTCCGACGCCACCGCCGCGCTCGCGGCACTACGCGGCAGGCCGGGATTCCCGACGGCCGGCGTCGTCGCGCTGTGCGATTTCGGCGCCAGCGGCACCACGATCACCCTGATGGACGCCGGGGCCAACTTCACCCACATCGGTCCGTCGGTGCGGTACGCCGATTTCTCCGGCGACGCCATCGATCGGCTCGTCCTCGGGCGCCTGCAGGCCTCCGACGACACCATGGCCGACCTGGCCGGCACCGTGCGGATGGGCTCGCAGGCCCGACTGCTCGACGCATGCCGGCGCGCCAAGGAGCAGCTGTCGACCGCCGCGACCGCGTCGCTCACGCCGGCTCCGGGCGCCAACGTGCAGCTGTCGCGCGCCGAGCTGGAGCAGCTGATCTCCGAGCCGCTGGACCGATTCCTGGACACCCTCGAGGAAGCGTTGCGCCGCAACGGGATTGCGGTATCCAGGCTGGCCGCGGTCGCGAGCGTCGGCGGCGGCGCCAGCATCCCACTGCTCACCGCGCGGCTGTCGGAGCGCTTTCGGGTGCCGGTCCACACCGCGCCGCAGCCCGCGGCCAGCGCGGCGATCGGCGCGGCGTCGCTGGGTGGTCAGCAGGCGCCGGCGGGTGCCCCGACCGCCGCGGGCGCCGTCGTGGAAGCGCCTACCGAAATGGTGGGCACCGCCGGAATCGACATGACCCAGGCCGCGTCGGCCGCCCGGGCCACCGACGTGGACGGCGCGCTGGCCTGGTCGCAGGACGCCGACGACGCCGACGAGCCGGTGCCCTACACCGGGCGCGACGCCACCGGTGAGTACACCGATGAGGCAGCCGATCTCGACCGGTCCGCCGGTGACCGCGACGCCGCCCAGGAGGGCGGGCTGCCGTGGTACAAGCGCACGGCCCTGGTCCTCACCGTCGCCGGCGCCGCGGCGGCGGTGCTGGTGGCCATCGTGTTGGCGCTGACTTTGGGCCACCCCAAGTCCAGCCCGGTCACCACCACACCGGCTCCGCCGCCGACGTCGCAAACCGTGACCATCACCGGGCCGGACAACAGCACCACCGTGACGGTCCTCCCGCCGCCCCCGCCGCCGTCGTCGTCCGAACAGCCACCGGCTACCACGACGACCGCGCCGCCGACGACCACCACCACGACGACGCCCCCGCCGACTACCACCACCACGACGCCCCCGCCGAGCACGACCACGACGACCGCGCCGCCGACCACGACCTCGCAGGCGCCGACCACCACCGAGGCACCGCCGACGACGACCAGGCGCGAAAGGCCGTTGTTCCCCCGGTTTGAACCCCCGCTGGGCCGCTAA
- a CDS encoding (2Fe-2S)-binding protein yields MREHPINLSVNGTETTAAVEPRMTLADFLREKCGLTGTHLGCEHGACGACTVLLDGQAVRSCLMFAVQADGAEVTTVEGVAAPDGTLSPVQSALRECHGLQCGFCTPGFVMSLTALLRDNPDPTDQEIREGLSGNFCRCTGYQGIVAAARRAAEVQSVTRR; encoded by the coding sequence ATGCGTGAACACCCAATCAACCTGTCCGTCAACGGAACTGAAACCACGGCCGCGGTCGAGCCCCGGATGACGCTGGCCGACTTCCTGCGGGAGAAGTGCGGGCTGACCGGCACCCACCTGGGCTGTGAGCACGGGGCGTGCGGGGCGTGCACGGTGCTGCTGGACGGCCAGGCCGTGCGTTCGTGCCTGATGTTCGCGGTGCAGGCCGACGGGGCGGAGGTGACGACGGTCGAAGGCGTCGCCGCGCCGGACGGCACCCTGTCGCCGGTGCAGTCGGCGCTGCGGGAGTGCCACGGGCTGCAATGCGGCTTCTGCACGCCGGGTTTCGTCATGTCGCTGACCGCGCTGCTGCGCGACAATCCCGATCCCACCGACCAGGAGATCCGCGAAGGCCTGTCGGGCAACTTCTGCCGGTGCACCGGTTACCAGGGCATCGTGGCCGCCGCCCGCCGGGCCGCCGAGGTCCAGTCGGTCACGCGGCGATAA
- a CDS encoding N-acetylmuramic acid 6-phosphate etherase, with amino-acid sequence MQGLDALATEAVRPGLHDLDARPVGDVVALLVAAEGEAHAAVVAAVPRIAAAAAAIAARLERGGRLIYAGAGTPGRLGVLDAAECAPTFGTDLVRGVIAGGPAALTEAIEGAEDAFDPADLAELTAADALVGITASGRTPYVLGALEHARAAGALTVAIVNNPGGEASADVVIELLTGPEVLAGSTRLTAGTAQKVVLNALSTSVMIALGKAYGPRMVDVRPTSAKLRRRAVRIVRDAAGVDEETAAAALAAAGGHAKTAIVALLAGVDAVEAAVRLDRARGRVRAALGGQ; translated from the coding sequence GTGCAAGGACTCGACGCGCTCGCCACCGAAGCCGTGCGTCCAGGCCTGCACGACCTCGACGCGCGGCCCGTCGGGGACGTCGTCGCGCTGCTCGTCGCCGCCGAAGGCGAGGCGCACGCCGCGGTGGTGGCGGCGGTCCCGCGGATCGCGGCGGCGGCCGCGGCGATCGCTGCGCGGCTCGAGCGCGGCGGCCGCCTGATCTACGCCGGTGCCGGAACGCCCGGGCGGCTCGGCGTGCTCGACGCGGCCGAATGTGCGCCCACGTTCGGCACCGACCTGGTGCGCGGTGTGATCGCCGGCGGGCCGGCGGCGCTGACCGAGGCGATCGAGGGCGCGGAAGACGCGTTCGACCCCGCCGATCTCGCCGAATTGACCGCCGCCGACGCGCTTGTCGGGATCACCGCGTCGGGCCGCACGCCTTACGTGCTCGGGGCGCTCGAGCATGCGCGCGCGGCGGGTGCGCTGACGGTCGCGATCGTCAACAACCCCGGCGGTGAGGCATCAGCCGACGTGGTGATCGAACTATTGACCGGGCCAGAGGTGTTGGCCGGCTCGACGCGGCTGACGGCGGGAACGGCGCAGAAGGTCGTGCTCAACGCGCTCTCGACGAGCGTGATGATCGCGCTCGGCAAGGCCTACGGACCGCGGATGGTTGACGTGCGGCCGACCAGCGCGAAGCTGCGCCGCCGTGCGGTGCGGATCGTGCGCGACGCGGCCGGCGTCGACGAGGAAACCGCGGCCGCAGCACTCGCCGCCGCGGGTGGTCACGCCAAAACCGCGATCGTCGCGTTGCTCGCCGGCGTCGACGCGGTCGAGGCCGCCGTCCGGCTCGACCGGGCGCGGGGACGCGTGCGGGCCGCGCTCGGAGGGCAATGA